A DNA window from Engystomops pustulosus chromosome 6, aEngPut4.maternal, whole genome shotgun sequence contains the following coding sequences:
- the LOC140064290 gene encoding proline-rich protein 29-like isoform X2 — protein sequence MFQPLPVDTPYYTSPGIQIISPTVPQQPTIIQQLPTDFTPPLSHPIRHGRAKEDLIELMMIQNAQMHQVIMNNMTMAALSSFGYGSTPPNPMPSILPVEIEDDEPMVYHHHYEPYPSSYPSYPVYPTLPPMAPLPHREPTVRHINQDTQPATPSRIIDQIL from the exons ATGTTCCAGCCATTGCCTGTGGATACCCCATACTACACCAGCCCAGGAATACAGATTATCTCTCCTACA GTTCCCCAACAGCCAACAATCATCCAACAACTTCCAACAGATTTCACCCCTCCTCTGTCGCATCCAATACGTCATGGTCGTGCTAAAGAAG ATTTGATAGAGCTGATGATGATCCAGAATGCTCAAATGCATCAGGTTATAATGAACAACATGACAATGGCAGCTCTTTCCAGCTTTGGATATGGTTCTACACCACCTAATCCCATG CCAAGTATCCTTCCAGTAGAAATTGAAGACGATGAACCAATGGTCTACCACCATCATTACGAGCCATACCCATCCAGCTATCCATCATATCCAGTGTATCCCACACTGCCTCCAATGGCACCTCTACCTCATCGTGAGCCAACTGTTAGACACATCAATCAAGACACACAGCCAGCTACACCCTCACGCATTATAGACCA AATATTATGA
- the LOC140064290 gene encoding proline-rich protein 29-like isoform X1: MFQPLPVDTPYYTSPGIQIISPTVPQQPTIIQQLPTDFTPPLSHPIRHGRAKEDLIELMMIQNAQMHQVIMNNMTMAALSSFGYGSTPPNPMPSILPVEIEDDEPMVYHHHYEPYPSSYPSYPVYPTLPPMAPLPHREPTVRHINQDTQPATPSRIIDQRPVPPPPPLSATGTVGADIPPASEYYDLTEARM, encoded by the exons ATGTTCCAGCCATTGCCTGTGGATACCCCATACTACACCAGCCCAGGAATACAGATTATCTCTCCTACA GTTCCCCAACAGCCAACAATCATCCAACAACTTCCAACAGATTTCACCCCTCCTCTGTCGCATCCAATACGTCATGGTCGTGCTAAAGAAG ATTTGATAGAGCTGATGATGATCCAGAATGCTCAAATGCATCAGGTTATAATGAACAACATGACAATGGCAGCTCTTTCCAGCTTTGGATATGGTTCTACACCACCTAATCCCATG CCAAGTATCCTTCCAGTAGAAATTGAAGACGATGAACCAATGGTCTACCACCATCATTACGAGCCATACCCATCCAGCTATCCATCATATCCAGTGTATCCCACACTGCCTCCAATGGCACCTCTACCTCATCGTGAGCCAACTGTTAGACACATCAATCAAGACACACAGCCAGCTACACCCTCACGCATTATAGACCA ACGACCAGTGCCACCACCTCCACCCCTGAGTGCCACTGGCACTGTAGGAGCAGACATTCCCCCGGCATCAG AATATTATGACTTGACTGAAGCAAGAATGTGA